In one window of Frigoriglobus tundricola DNA:
- a CDS encoding DEAD/DEAH box helicase family protein: MSDFPVSLAYDRGTVLVTGGPPGFVFDTLPGVVFDPRTSAHRAQGRHYRAIVEHLIREKVPYEDTARGWANEPAGWKLNSERTPREYQLHALNAWMKAGRRGVVVMPTGTGKTFVAFLCIEKVSRPTIIVTPKIDLMVQWARELEQSFGVTVGMVGGNEHNFQPLTVTTYDSAYIHLEKWSNRYGLIVFDECHHLPGPSFSEAANASLAPFRLGLTATPERADGGEQMFPQLIGSISYRLDINDAGDHLAPYETRRLFVDLTPDEEESYRNCREEYRKFVADRNISLSGPDGFRRFLFEASKTPDGWKALRAYREQKRIVQAASGKFKLLEELLERHAHDRVLIFTADNATVYEIARRYLIPAMTNQTKPKERKAILANFHAGAFNAVVTCQVLNEGVDVPAAGVGIVLSGTGSATENVQRLGRILRKYGDKQAVLYEVIAKNTAEEFVSDRRRQHRAFQ, encoded by the coding sequence CGTGGTGTTCGACCCGCGCACGTCCGCCCACCGCGCGCAGGGAAGGCACTACCGCGCGATCGTGGAACACCTGATCCGCGAAAAGGTCCCTTATGAGGACACGGCGCGCGGCTGGGCGAACGAGCCCGCCGGGTGGAAACTCAACTCCGAACGCACCCCGCGCGAGTATCAGCTCCACGCCCTGAACGCCTGGATGAAGGCCGGGCGCCGCGGCGTGGTGGTGATGCCCACCGGAACCGGAAAGACGTTCGTGGCGTTCCTGTGCATCGAGAAGGTGAGCCGGCCCACGATCATCGTCACGCCGAAGATCGACCTCATGGTCCAGTGGGCGCGCGAACTCGAGCAGTCGTTCGGCGTGACGGTCGGGATGGTCGGCGGGAACGAGCACAACTTCCAGCCGCTGACCGTCACCACTTACGACTCGGCGTACATTCACCTCGAAAAGTGGTCGAACCGGTACGGCCTCATCGTCTTCGACGAGTGCCACCACCTGCCGGGGCCGTCGTTCTCCGAGGCCGCGAACGCGAGCCTCGCGCCGTTCCGCCTCGGCCTCACCGCCACGCCCGAACGCGCCGACGGCGGCGAACAGATGTTCCCGCAGCTCATCGGCTCGATCTCCTACCGGCTCGACATCAACGACGCCGGCGACCACCTCGCACCCTACGAGACGCGCCGCCTGTTCGTCGATCTCACGCCGGACGAAGAGGAGAGCTACCGTAACTGCCGCGAGGAGTACCGCAAGTTCGTCGCGGACCGCAACATCTCGCTCTCCGGCCCGGACGGGTTCCGCCGCTTCCTCTTCGAGGCGAGCAAGACGCCCGATGGGTGGAAGGCGCTCCGCGCGTACCGCGAGCAGAAGCGCATCGTGCAGGCCGCGAGCGGGAAATTCAAGCTGCTCGAAGAGCTACTCGAGCGGCACGCCCACGACCGCGTGCTGATCTTCACGGCCGACAACGCCACGGTTTACGAAATCGCCCGCCGGTACCTCATCCCCGCGATGACGAACCAGACGAAGCCGAAGGAGCGCAAGGCGATCCTCGCGAACTTTCACGCCGGCGCGTTCAACGCGGTCGTCACGTGCCAGGTGCTCAACGAGGGCGTGGACGTGCCGGCCGCCGGCGTGGGCATCGTGCTTTCCGGCACCGGCAGCGCGACGGAGAACGTGCAGCGCCTCGGCCGCATCCTCCGCAAGTACGGTGACAAACAGGCCGTCCTGTACGAGGTGATCGCAAAAAACACCGCCGAGGAGTTCGTCTCGGACCGGAGACGACAACACCGCGCATTCCAATAA